In Mangrovivirga cuniculi, the following proteins share a genomic window:
- a CDS encoding GxxExxY protein — MNENELSNVVIKAAIEVHKELGPGLLESVYEKCLVYELQQLGLFVKSQISLPLSYKNQQLDSGLRLDVIVEDKLILEIKSVQDFEPIHTAQLLSYLRLTNTKLGLLINFNVPLIKDGIKRIVNQL, encoded by the coding sequence ATCAAATGTAGTAATTAAAGCTGCTATCGAGGTGCATAAAGAATTAGGCCCAGGACTTTTGGAATCAGTTTATGAAAAATGCCTGGTTTATGAATTGCAACAACTAGGATTATTCGTTAAAAGCCAAATTTCTTTACCCCTGTCTTATAAGAACCAACAATTGGATTCCGGTCTTAGGCTTGATGTAATTGTAGAAGATAAATTGATATTGGAGATAAAATCTGTTCAGGATTTTGAACCAATTCATACTGCCCAACTATTGTCATATTTGCGATTGACTAATACAAAATTAGGTTTGCTTATTAATTTCAATGTTCCATTAATAAAGGATGGAATTAAAAGAATAGTGAATCAATTATAA
- a CDS encoding GNAT family N-acetyltransferase, whose protein sequence is MTIRPGTHSDIPAIIKLLKLSLGEGLMPKSEKYWQWKHVDNPFGESPVLLAFEGQELVGVRAFMRWRWTNGIETVEAIRAVDTATHPDHQGKGIFKKLTLAALDHCKEMGINMVFNTPNEKSMPGYIKMGWVKAGKLPIGIKILSPFKMAFNYIKNKKASGSGYELLGKENNELIDVIDHSNPEKYIGLTGYLPGIWRTVYSNEYIKWRYAKVPVAKYFSITDSGLYINYRVKENRWGKELRICDIFAAKGVNKSDINKAIKSEAKNIKAVAITFGSVEHYPGKKLISATMNPSIGPIVTWRHIQEVNEKEWLDFNQWSPSLGDLELF, encoded by the coding sequence ATGACAATTCGCCCCGGTACCCATTCAGATATCCCAGCAATTATCAAGTTACTCAAACTATCCCTCGGTGAGGGCCTAATGCCAAAATCTGAAAAATACTGGCAATGGAAGCATGTAGATAATCCTTTTGGTGAATCACCGGTATTATTAGCCTTTGAAGGTCAAGAATTAGTGGGTGTGAGGGCCTTTATGAGATGGAGATGGACGAATGGAATAGAAACTGTTGAAGCGATAAGAGCAGTAGATACAGCTACTCATCCTGATCACCAGGGTAAAGGTATCTTTAAAAAACTAACCCTTGCTGCATTAGATCATTGCAAAGAAATGGGGATCAATATGGTATTTAATACTCCCAATGAAAAAAGCATGCCTGGTTATATTAAAATGGGATGGGTAAAAGCAGGAAAGCTTCCTATTGGGATCAAAATTCTTTCCCCTTTTAAAATGGCCTTCAATTATATAAAGAATAAAAAAGCATCCGGATCCGGATATGAATTACTGGGTAAAGAAAATAATGAATTGATTGATGTGATCGATCATTCAAATCCTGAAAAATATATTGGTTTAACAGGATACCTGCCAGGAATATGGAGAACTGTTTATTCAAATGAATATATTAAGTGGAGATACGCAAAGGTTCCGGTTGCAAAATATTTTTCGATTACTGATAGTGGGTTATATATCAATTATCGAGTTAAAGAAAACAGATGGGGTAAAGAGTTAAGGATTTGTGATATCTTTGCAGCAAAAGGTGTCAACAAGTCTGATATCAATAAGGCAATAAAATCAGAAGCAAAAAATATTAAAGCAGTAGCGATAACTTTTGGCAGCGTAGAACACTATCCTGGTAAAAAACTAATTAGTGCGACGATGAATCCATCAATTGGCCCCATAGTGACCTGGAGACATATTCAGGAGGTGAATGAAAAGGAATGGCTGGATTTTAATCAATGGAGTCCGTCACTTGGAGATCTTGAACTTTTTTAA